The following DNA comes from Terriglobia bacterium.
GCGCGGGTCGCGCGGACCTCCATGCCGCGCCAGAGGTTTCGCTGCGCGGCCCGTTGGACTGCAATCCCGTTCCAATTCAGACGATCTCCGCTGGCCATTATCTGATCGTGATGGGCAATTTGCAAAAACCAAGGCAGCTTGCATCCCGGGCAGGCATTAAGGAATGAAGATCCTCACCGCCGCCCAGATGCAGAGCGTCGACCGGGCCACAACCGAAATCTATGGTGTGCCCAGCCTGACTCTGATGGAAAACGCCGGCCGCAGCGTGGTGTCATTTCTGCGCCAGCGGTTTTCTCCTCTTGAGTCCCAGGAAATTGTGGTCCTTTGCGGCAGGGGGAACAATGGCGGGGATGGTATGGTGGTTGCTCGCATGCTGCGCGAACTGGGCGTTGAGCCACGCGTGCTGCTGCTGGCTGAGCCTGAGGGCTTGCGCGGGGATGCCGAACACAATTACAGACGGCTTGCCGAGGGAGGTTTGCCGCTGTCGGTTCCGGACCACGCGTCCTGGCAGAAGATCAAGGCCAGCCTGGGTAACGCTTCACTCGTGGTTGACGCCATCCTGGGCACCGGACTTTCGAAACCGCTGGGCGGATTTCTGCTCGAAGTTGTAAAAGATATTGCGGCTGTTTGCCCCAGGGCCAAAGTTATTGCCGTTGATTTGCCGACCGGGGTTGCTGCCGACAGCGGCGAATTAATCGGGGAGTGCGTGCGCGCCAATGCCTCAGTTACATTTACCGCGCCGAAGATGGCGCACGTTTTCCCACCGGCCTGCGAGCAGACGGGCGAATGGATTGTGAGACCCATTGGCACTCCGCCCGAAGCACTGGTGGACAATCCGGGCTTTTTCCTCAATCTTCTTGAGCCGCGCGACCTGGAATGGCTTGTAAAGCCGCGCAGACCCGAATCCCACAAGGGCAATTTCGGCCACGTGCTCGTCATTGGAGGCTCGGTCGGAAAAACGGGTGCTGCAGCGATGGCGGCTAAAGCCGCTCTGCGCGCAGGCGCGGGCCTGGTCACCGTGGCCACCCCCAGGAGCGCTTTGCCGGTCGTCGCCTCGCTGAGCATGGAAATCATGACAGAGCCGTTGCCAGAGACAAGTTCCGGCACGATTTCACTGCGTGCCATTAAGCAGGGGCTGCTCGACACTCTGGTGAAAGGAAAGTCTGTGCTGGCGGTGGGCCCCGGCATGGGGCGGGAGCCTGAAACCACGGAACTGGCCCGGGAGGCAGTCAACCGCTACGAACTTCCTGTCGTGCTGGATGCCGACGGATTGAATGCGTTTGACGGTTGCGTCAAGACGCTGCTTACCGGGGAAAGGGTTCGCGTCCTGACGCCTCACCCGGGCGAAATGGGACGGCTTGCGGGCGAAAAAACCTCCGAGATTGTTGCCCGACGACTGGACGTTGCGCGCAGATTTGCGCAAGAACATGGCGTTCAGCTTGTGCTGAAGGGTTTCCGGACGCTGACCGCGGCGCCGGACGGCCAGGTATGGGTGAACCTGACGGGTAATCCCGGCATGGCCACGGGCGGTTCAGGCGATGTTCTCACCGGCATTGTCGCTGCGCTACTGGCCCAGCACCCTGATCGCTCGCCGACAGAAGTGACGGCTGCCGCCGTCTACCTGCACGGTTTGGCGGGCGACGTTGCCGCGCGCGAACTGGGCGAGGCTTCTATGATCGCCGGTGATATTCTTGAGTCGTTGCCCGGGGCTTACCGGGAACTCCAACGGCAGTTGCACGGCTGATTTGCGTATGGGAGCTGAGAGACGAGCGCTTGAGCAAAAGCCTGCGGGCGCCAATCAAGATCGGTTGGAATTTGTAACCCACTCGCCGGAAGAGACGGTGGAGTTGGGCGCACAGCTTGCCCGGCGATTGCCGCATCCCTGCCTGCTGATTTTGCAGGGCGAACTCGGAAGCGGCAAGACGACGCTCGTCAAAGGAATTGTTTCCGGCCTGGGGATTGCGCGGCAGGAAGAGGTGACGAGCCCTTCCTTCACGCTGGTCCACGAGTATGGAACAGACCGCAAAATCTACCACGCGGACCTTTACCGCGTGGAGGGCGCAAGGGAGCAACTAACGCTCGGTCTCGAGGATTTGCTGGAGCAAGAAGACACGGTCATCGTAGAATGGGGAGAAAAGCTGATTGAGCAGGACGTGGAAGTACAAGTCAGAATCCGCATGGAGCTGCTGGAAGGTGAAGACCGTCGCATTACAGTCGAAGGGCTTGAGAAGTAGATCGTGCTGCGGGAAAGCGGCCGGGCTGGTGTTGCTGACTGCGCTGTTATGTACAGCATGCGGGCCATCGAAGACCCGCTATTACACCCTGGGTATACCGCAGCCGCCGGGTGCGGAGGCGCCGGCTACGCACTTCACTTTGCAGGTGGAGCGATTTGACGCTCCGGACCTTCTACGCGACAGCCGCATCATCTATTACACCTCGCCCACCGAGTTGAACTTCGACGACTATCATCGGTGGTCGTCGGACCCAGGTGAACTGCTGAGCGATGTAGCAATGAAATATTTTGCGAAAACCGGATTGTTCCAGCAGGTCTATGCATTTCCCGCACCCGCCAAGGCGGATTACACCTTGCGGGGGCGAGTGCTGGATCTCAGCGAGCTGAGATATACAGCAGCCGGCGGAAAATCCCGGGAAGTCCGGCTCGGATTGAAATTGGATCTGCTCCAGACGCAACACAATCTGGTGGTGTGGTCGTCGCGCCTGGAACAGACGGAGCCAGTCCAGAAAAGCAACGCACAAGGCGCCG
Coding sequences within:
- a CDS encoding NAD(P)H-hydrate dehydratase, whose product is MKILTAAQMQSVDRATTEIYGVPSLTLMENAGRSVVSFLRQRFSPLESQEIVVLCGRGNNGGDGMVVARMLRELGVEPRVLLLAEPEGLRGDAEHNYRRLAEGGLPLSVPDHASWQKIKASLGNASLVVDAILGTGLSKPLGGFLLEVVKDIAAVCPRAKVIAVDLPTGVAADSGELIGECVRANASVTFTAPKMAHVFPPACEQTGEWIVRPIGTPPEALVDNPGFFLNLLEPRDLEWLVKPRRPESHKGNFGHVLVIGGSVGKTGAAAMAAKAALRAGAGLVTVATPRSALPVVASLSMEIMTEPLPETSSGTISLRAIKQGLLDTLVKGKSVLAVGPGMGREPETTELAREAVNRYELPVVLDADGLNAFDGCVKTLLTGERVRVLTPHPGEMGRLAGEKTSEIVARRLDVARRFAQEHGVQLVLKGFRTLTAAPDGQVWVNLTGNPGMATGGSGDVLTGIVAALLAQHPDRSPTEVTAAAVYLHGLAGDVAARELGEASMIAGDILESLPGAYRELQRQLHG
- the tsaE gene encoding tRNA (adenosine(37)-N6)-threonylcarbamoyltransferase complex ATPase subunit type 1 TsaE, translating into MGAERRALEQKPAGANQDRLEFVTHSPEETVELGAQLARRLPHPCLLILQGELGSGKTTLVKGIVSGLGIARQEEVTSPSFTLVHEYGTDRKIYHADLYRVEGAREQLTLGLEDLLEQEDTVIVEWGEKLIEQDVEVQVRIRMELLEGEDRRITVEGLEK
- a CDS encoding ABC-type transport auxiliary lipoprotein family protein → MKTVALQSKGLRSRSCCGKAAGLVLLTALLCTACGPSKTRYYTLGIPQPPGAEAPATHFTLQVERFDAPDLLRDSRIIYYTSPTELNFDDYHRWSSDPGELLSDVAMKYFAKTGLFQQVYAFPAPAKADYTLRGRVLDLSELRYTAAGGKSREVRLGLKLDLLQTQHNLVVWSSRLEQTEPVQKSNAQGAVEAMNIAAERLLQTAYRGISQALEHENAQKPQQEQAHGAEGR